The following coding sequences lie in one Psychrobacter arenosus genomic window:
- a CDS encoding FKBP-type peptidyl-prolyl cis-trans isomerase translates to MTTIAKDSAVLFNYTLTDEEGTVIDQSPEGQPLAYLHGHANIIPGLESQLEGKSAGDKLQAVVAPADGYGEYHDQAVQEIPRENFQGVEDIQPGMQFQSQSGDQVMLVTVKDVNDEIVTVDANHPLAGKTLTFDVEITEVREATAEELSHGHVHGAGGVQH, encoded by the coding sequence ATGACTACTATCGCAAAAGACTCAGCTGTACTGTTTAACTACACGCTAACTGACGAAGAAGGCACTGTGATTGACCAATCACCAGAAGGTCAACCATTAGCTTATCTGCATGGCCACGCCAATATCATTCCAGGTCTAGAATCACAACTTGAAGGCAAATCTGCTGGCGATAAATTGCAAGCCGTTGTTGCTCCTGCTGATGGCTATGGCGAGTACCATGACCAAGCAGTACAAGAGATTCCACGTGAAAACTTCCAAGGCGTTGAAGACATTCAGCCTGGTATGCAGTTCCAGTCTCAGTCTGGCGACCAAGTTATGCTAGTGACTGTAAAAGACGTGAACGACGAAATCGTTACTGTAGATGCCAACCACCCACTAGCGGGCAAAACTTTGACGTTTGACGTTGAAATCACTGAAGTACGTGAGGCTACTGCTGAAGAATTGAGCCATGGCCATGTCCACGGCGCCGGTGGTGTTCAGCACTAA
- a CDS encoding Spy/CpxP family protein refolding chaperone, with the protein MKKLLLSTLLAASSTLALAGTAQAAPAATANATSTTTIKQVDQAQTTAKKGAFKNKGHNPMAALNLTEAQQAKIKTIMQEQRGSGDRTQMRAEHQQTQQKIAELTKASTLDTRALNTMADAEAAKAKQRFIKRVQMQHAIAQVLTPEQREQMAKAQAERQQRFAQGWKQHSKPAAK; encoded by the coding sequence ATGAAAAAATTACTACTAAGCACTTTGTTAGCTGCCAGCTCTACTTTAGCACTAGCGGGCACGGCCCAAGCCGCTCCTGCCGCTACAGCGAACGCCACTAGCACCACAACTATTAAGCAAGTGGATCAAGCTCAGACGACCGCTAAGAAAGGCGCCTTTAAAAATAAAGGTCATAACCCTATGGCCGCGCTGAATCTGACTGAAGCGCAGCAAGCTAAAATTAAAACCATCATGCAAGAGCAGCGCGGCAGCGGCGACCGTACGCAAATGCGTGCAGAGCATCAGCAAACCCAACAGAAAATTGCTGAGTTGACCAAAGCCAGCACTTTAGATACTCGTGCTCTAAACACTATGGCAGATGCCGAAGCTGCAAAAGCCAAACAACGCTTTATCAAACGCGTTCAAATGCAGCATGCTATCGCGCAAGTGCTAACTCCAGAGCAACGTGAGCAAATGGCTAAGGCTCAAGCTGAGCGTCAACAAAGATTTGCTCAAGGTTGGAAACAACATAGTAAGCCTGCAGCGAAATAA
- a CDS encoding response regulator transcription factor encodes MLHILLGDDDVELTALLQEYLSSYDVRCDCAYDGEQVLQMLQTRAYDLLVLDIMMPKMDGLSVLRQLPNTASSTPVIMLTAKGDEIDRIIGLELGADDYIAKPCNPRELLARINAVVKRSGPTVADDTPLPDSRLDMDTAARSCAIDGDTLALTGTEYDLLLNLLRHKGDVVSKEWLSQKVLQRELQPYDRSIDVHISRLRKKLQPYHNDPIKAVRGRGYQLVL; translated from the coding sequence ATGCTGCATATTTTGCTCGGTGATGATGATGTTGAATTGACGGCGCTATTGCAGGAGTATTTAAGCAGTTATGATGTGCGCTGTGATTGTGCTTATGATGGCGAGCAAGTGCTACAGATGCTACAGACCCGCGCCTATGATTTGCTCGTGCTCGACATTATGATGCCGAAGATGGATGGTCTGAGCGTATTAAGGCAGCTGCCCAATACCGCCTCCTCTACCCCCGTGATTATGCTCACTGCCAAAGGGGATGAAATCGACCGTATTATTGGCTTAGAGTTAGGGGCGGATGACTATATTGCCAAACCCTGTAACCCCCGCGAGTTGCTAGCGCGCATCAATGCCGTGGTAAAACGCTCAGGCCCCACAGTAGCAGATGATACCCCGTTACCAGACAGTCGCTTAGATATGGATACTGCAGCCCGATCCTGCGCTATCGATGGCGATACCTTGGCGTTGACAGGGACGGAATACGACCTACTGCTCAACCTGCTGCGTCATAAAGGCGATGTGGTCAGTAAAGAGTGGCTGTCACAAAAGGTGTTACAGCGCGAATTGCAGCCGTATGATCGCAGTATCGATGTTCATATTTCACGTTTACGTAAGAAACTTCAGCCTTATCATAATGACCCGATTAAAGCTGTGCGCGGGCGTGGCTATCAGTTGGTCCTATGA
- a CDS encoding sensor histidine kinase: MSTALPAALEPTSPTKTRFRPLAKLPLFWRLFLAMLLTVLFTSALTLLVERTLMSRAIDERMHKQVSYLTGIQTQIATELQAGNTEAVAALYKHQRGIGHQVIVVDAAGEVLFPTERWRPRNYTSRRYGEDSQKQGASRALSRANGGPHSSEIPSGFTPLSDSGKAALQAWRDGNELPETAITLADGRTANIYLYPRLPYGEIIAMKQSYLGLRFALLLLFSILVCYWLSRSLTGRIRKVQHTVHELSHGHYAAGQSLTHLGQDELGALAQDIAILSQRLQQSDQARQQMLSDISHELRSPLARLEVATELAHDRAPQASNYLDRIQKESARLNALIGQIIHIQSLQMGIGSGAPNKSACDIVQIIEQIGIDVRFEFQQKDIQWQYQGPDNLALMLDAEQVHSALENIIRNAFMHTPAGRQVSVQVQTVARTPELADAHNRSRKMAVPHYNHDRNVIIDIQDEGSGISEVDIDQIFQPFVRLDSARQRQTGGHGLGLAIAHAVISAHGGQINAANRVTTAGVIEGLSVRVTLPLITEV; encoded by the coding sequence ATGAGTACTGCCTTGCCAGCGGCTTTAGAGCCTACCTCTCCTACCAAAACCAGGTTTAGGCCTTTGGCGAAACTGCCTTTATTTTGGCGGTTATTTTTAGCGATGCTGCTCACGGTATTATTTACTTCAGCGCTCACTTTATTGGTGGAGCGTACTCTGATGTCGCGAGCGATTGATGAGCGCATGCATAAGCAAGTGTCTTATTTGACGGGCATTCAAACGCAGATTGCGACAGAGCTGCAAGCGGGCAATACTGAGGCGGTTGCGGCACTTTATAAGCATCAACGCGGCATAGGGCATCAGGTCATCGTTGTCGATGCAGCCGGAGAGGTCTTATTCCCTACCGAGCGCTGGCGCCCCCGTAACTACACGTCACGAAGATATGGCGAAGACTCGCAGAAACAGGGCGCATCCAGAGCCCTGTCTAGAGCCAATGGCGGCCCTCACTCTAGCGAAATACCTAGCGGCTTTACCCCTTTATCAGACAGTGGCAAAGCCGCGCTGCAAGCTTGGCGTGACGGCAATGAGTTGCCTGAAACCGCCATCACTTTAGCGGATGGTCGTACCGCCAACATCTACCTGTACCCGCGTCTGCCTTATGGTGAAATTATTGCTATGAAGCAGAGCTATCTAGGCTTACGCTTTGCCTTGCTGCTGCTCTTTAGCATCTTAGTTTGCTATTGGCTCAGTCGCTCGCTCACCGGACGCATTCGCAAGGTGCAACATACAGTGCATGAGCTCAGCCATGGCCATTACGCTGCAGGGCAATCGCTCACGCATCTGGGTCAAGATGAGCTCGGTGCTTTGGCGCAGGATATCGCTATTTTGTCACAGCGGCTCCAGCAAAGTGACCAAGCGCGCCAGCAGATGCTCAGTGATATCTCGCATGAGCTGCGCTCGCCACTAGCACGTTTGGAAGTCGCCACTGAATTGGCGCATGACCGGGCGCCACAAGCCAGTAATTACCTCGATCGTATCCAAAAAGAGTCGGCGCGTCTCAATGCCTTGATTGGGCAAATTATCCATATCCAATCGCTGCAAATGGGAATCGGCTCAGGTGCTCCTAACAAAAGTGCTTGCGATATCGTGCAGATTATCGAGCAAATCGGTATCGATGTGCGCTTTGAATTTCAACAAAAAGACATTCAATGGCAGTATCAAGGGCCTGATAACTTAGCGTTAATGCTCGACGCTGAACAAGTGCATAGCGCGCTTGAAAATATCATTCGTAACGCCTTTATGCACACGCCAGCAGGGCGACAAGTGAGTGTGCAGGTTCAAACTGTAGCACGCACCCCTGAGCTTGCTGACGCCCACAATCGCTCTAGAAAGATGGCAGTCCCGCATTATAATCATGATCGTAATGTAATTATTGATATTCAAGATGAAGGCAGTGGCATTAGCGAAGTCGATATTGACCAGATATTTCAGCCTTTCGTCCGCTTGGACAGCGCGCGTCAACGCCAGACTGGGGGCCATGGGCTGGGACTGGCCATAGCCCATGCGGTCATTAGCGCTCATGGTGGACAGATTAATGCTGCCAATCGAGTGACTACAGCAGGCGTTATTGAAGGGTTAAGCGTCCGAGTAACGCTGCCGCTAATTACCGAGGTGTAA
- a CDS encoding carboxy terminal-processing peptidase — protein sequence MKKQSTQWLLSAAAVGVAGVVFSQSYGVAVANTEIEGFQITPEQQMTTRQVAALLDRSHYLNQPLNQEMGRKIMQMYIDNLDPNHTLFLQSDIDEFNKKYADNFADRMKRGDLSAGVAIFERYRKRSSEYFEFAKKYLKTEVNLKRKDTIVLDREDEPHFKSAKAQRNYWERQITFQLMSITLGQESEKAKEKVFLDNPDITRGQDLVRDDKRSPSEILLNRLSRQQGQLMRLKDDEIMETVLNTAMLTYDPHSNYYAPIQATELQIQSSLQLEGIGVSIRPDRKNPDYTRIVTLVDGGPAAKTGQVKPNDLIIGIAQDGKAMQDVVGWSTREIVGLIRGKRGTPVTIKVRQPNAPEASARTISIVRDVIEQEESGVTHRVVEVQRPGIDERPQRIGVLEIPSFYLNYKARRNGENYRSVSIDTQRAIEALNKQNIDGMVVDLRNNPGGSLDEVAKMLGLFIKEGPLVQIRDNRGNVQVYKDEDGGKQLYDGKLAVITNLASASASEIFAAAIQDYGRGLVVGSTTTGKGSAQIQLDNLALGSATLTQRKFYRITGGSTQNKGVVPDVELVNIYDDATFGERAQKYALPWDTIKTAAYKPEGKFVSDTLATLNQQSKIRQTTNPEFVYLSTLNTIRDMEDEKAPLKINIDARRAKMKLIEQRTLEAENKRRIATGEKPYADWNTYQAAIDAKFEERSQMKEAERPQLPEDEVFIKEAAYLMLDAEAVTKVAPKPSVIPAGPAAAKAAPATLEPAQQDIIATKPEAAKTAK from the coding sequence ATGAAAAAACAATCTACGCAATGGTTATTAAGTGCGGCTGCTGTTGGTGTTGCTGGTGTCGTCTTTTCGCAAAGCTACGGTGTTGCTGTGGCCAATACGGAAATAGAGGGCTTTCAAATCACGCCTGAGCAGCAGATGACCACGCGACAAGTGGCAGCATTGTTGGACCGCAGTCATTATCTTAACCAGCCTCTAAACCAAGAGATGGGGCGGAAGATTATGCAGATGTATATCGATAATCTAGACCCCAATCACACGCTATTTTTGCAGTCTGATATCGACGAGTTTAACAAAAAGTACGCAGATAATTTCGCGGATCGTATGAAACGAGGTGACTTATCTGCCGGTGTGGCTATCTTTGAGCGTTATCGCAAACGCTCTAGCGAATACTTTGAATTTGCTAAGAAGTATTTAAAGACGGAAGTCAATTTAAAGCGTAAAGATACCATTGTCCTGGACCGTGAAGATGAGCCGCATTTTAAATCGGCTAAGGCACAGCGCAACTACTGGGAGCGTCAAATTACCTTCCAATTGATGAGCATCACTTTAGGTCAAGAAAGCGAAAAGGCGAAGGAAAAGGTCTTTTTAGACAACCCCGATATTACCCGTGGTCAAGACTTGGTACGCGATGATAAGCGCAGTCCTAGCGAGATTTTGCTCAACCGCCTCTCGCGTCAGCAAGGCCAGCTCATGCGCCTAAAAGACGATGAGATTATGGAGACCGTGTTAAATACGGCCATGCTCACTTATGACCCCCACAGCAACTACTACGCCCCTATCCAGGCGACTGAGCTACAGATTCAATCGAGCCTACAGCTAGAAGGGATTGGGGTCTCTATCCGCCCGGACCGCAAAAACCCAGACTATACGCGTATTGTCACTTTAGTGGATGGTGGTCCGGCAGCTAAGACAGGCCAGGTGAAACCGAATGACTTAATCATTGGTATCGCGCAAGATGGTAAAGCCATGCAAGATGTCGTGGGCTGGTCCACGCGCGAAATCGTGGGCTTGATTCGCGGTAAACGTGGTACACCAGTGACTATTAAAGTTCGTCAGCCCAATGCTCCTGAGGCCAGTGCCCGTACTATTAGCATCGTGCGTGATGTCATCGAGCAAGAAGAGTCTGGTGTGACTCATCGCGTGGTTGAAGTGCAGCGTCCAGGTATCGATGAAAGACCGCAGCGTATTGGGGTGCTAGAGATTCCTAGCTTCTACCTCAACTATAAAGCGCGTCGTAACGGTGAAAACTACCGCAGTGTCAGCATTGATACGCAACGGGCTATTGAGGCGCTGAATAAACAAAATATCGACGGCATGGTTGTCGATTTACGCAATAACCCCGGCGGCTCACTCGATGAAGTCGCGAAGATGTTAGGCCTCTTCATCAAAGAAGGGCCATTGGTGCAGATTCGGGATAACCGCGGTAATGTGCAGGTCTATAAAGATGAAGATGGCGGTAAGCAACTTTATGATGGCAAGCTTGCCGTGATTACTAACTTAGCTTCTGCTTCCGCTAGTGAAATTTTTGCCGCTGCAATCCAAGATTATGGCCGTGGTTTAGTCGTGGGCAGTACCACTACTGGTAAAGGCTCTGCGCAGATTCAATTGGATAATTTAGCGTTAGGCTCAGCGACACTAACCCAGCGTAAATTCTACCGTATCACCGGCGGCAGTACGCAGAATAAAGGGGTAGTGCCGGATGTCGAACTGGTCAATATCTATGACGATGCGACCTTTGGCGAGCGCGCGCAGAAATATGCCTTACCTTGGGATACTATCAAGACTGCAGCGTATAAACCGGAAGGGAAGTTTGTCTCTGACACGCTAGCGACGCTCAATCAACAATCAAAGATTCGTCAAACCACCAATCCAGAATTTGTTTACCTATCAACGTTAAATACTATCCGCGATATGGAAGATGAGAAAGCGCCGCTGAAAATTAATATTGACGCTCGTCGTGCCAAGATGAAACTGATCGAGCAGCGCACTTTAGAAGCGGAAAACAAGCGTCGTATAGCGACTGGCGAAAAACCGTATGCGGATTGGAATACTTACCAAGCGGCTATCGATGCGAAGTTTGAAGAGCGCAGCCAAATGAAAGAAGCCGAGCGTCCACAACTGCCTGAAGATGAAGTGTTTATCAAGGAAGCGGCCTATTTGATGCTAGACGCTGAAGCGGTCACCAAAGTAGCGCCTAAGCCTAGCGTGATACCTGCTGGACCTGCAGCGGCTAAAGCGGCGCCCGCTACTTTAGAACCTGCGCAGCAAGACATCATTGCGACCAAACCTGAGGCTGCAAAGACTGCTAAATAA
- the nagZ gene encoding beta-N-acetylhexosaminidase — protein MYGVLMIDVGDTQLSADDVSLIEQAQVGGVILFARNVDSPAQVRALCDDIRHHNPDILIGVDQEGGRVARLRDGFSPLPAMGKLGALFMTDPCQALRLAYDCGYLMAAEVLSVGIDLSFAPVLDIDGVSQVIGDRGFHASPEAVVALSSQFMRGMKAAGMATTGKHFPGHGSVAPDSHVADAIDSRPFADIAAQDMQPFIQTMPWLDAMMPAHVIFDQVDDKPAGFSAIWLKDIIREQLGFNGVLFSDDLSMKAAHVVGGVNERVHAAINAGCDMALVCNDRVAAHEAARCAHDLPYPNQERLRALSGNIPEWQADFAATCAQFSYWAQAKHNVQQAFFADRVATVDTTVDPTNYKAQ, from the coding sequence ATGTACGGTGTATTGATGATTGATGTGGGTGACACTCAGCTGTCAGCAGATGACGTGTCTTTAATTGAGCAAGCTCAAGTGGGCGGGGTCATCCTATTTGCTCGTAATGTTGACTCGCCTGCGCAAGTGCGCGCCTTATGCGATGATATCCGTCATCATAACCCCGATATCTTAATCGGTGTCGACCAAGAAGGCGGCCGGGTTGCGCGCTTAAGAGACGGCTTTAGTCCTCTACCCGCTATGGGTAAGTTGGGGGCGCTATTTATGACCGACCCCTGTCAAGCCTTAAGATTGGCTTACGACTGTGGCTATTTGATGGCGGCAGAAGTGCTCTCCGTAGGTATTGACTTAAGCTTTGCGCCAGTCCTAGATATCGATGGGGTTAGTCAAGTGATTGGGGATAGAGGTTTTCACGCTAGCCCTGAAGCGGTGGTCGCCCTTAGCAGCCAATTTATGCGCGGGATGAAAGCGGCTGGCATGGCCACTACTGGCAAACACTTCCCCGGTCATGGTTCAGTGGCGCCGGACTCCCATGTCGCAGATGCCATAGACTCTCGCCCCTTTGCAGATATCGCAGCTCAAGACATGCAACCCTTCATACAAACGATGCCCTGGTTAGACGCCATGATGCCTGCCCATGTCATCTTTGACCAAGTCGATGATAAGCCTGCTGGTTTTTCTGCTATCTGGTTAAAAGACATCATTCGCGAGCAATTGGGCTTTAACGGCGTATTATTCTCCGATGACCTATCTATGAAAGCCGCTCACGTGGTCGGCGGCGTCAATGAGCGCGTTCATGCCGCTATTAATGCCGGTTGTGATATGGCCTTGGTTTGTAATGACCGCGTGGCTGCTCATGAAGCTGCCCGTTGCGCCCATGACCTGCCCTATCCCAATCAAGAGCGTCTACGAGCTTTATCAGGCAATATTCCTGAATGGCAAGCGGACTTTGCCGCGACCTGTGCACAGTTTAGCTATTGGGCGCAGGCCAAACATAATGTCCAGCAAGCCTTTTTTGCTGACAGGGTTGCTACCGTTGATACTACTGTTGACCCTACCAACTATAAAGCTCAATAA
- a CDS encoding OmpA family protein, giving the protein MDIINHLARTVTPAVLGDNRTPQNESLLEQFYAIFAGRLADNDTYGRFSGQEVARDDLGFYDRVWTDQTHRTSISRELAKAHNVDESSVQGLVAAAAPLAYHEISSLAGTTPVPQFLRDNLSTYRDHIPVWATTLVPAGLLAAQPAPAAGHRISDTVSTAPLQREEEKGGSFMKALLPIIGLIILGALAWALLKGCQENPEPVATPVVTEQVAEGDNATAVAADIEPASLRLATGEDNTLYACRINAGDEALKDQIMDAVRSVFGDEADKCRADIDDGFATDMPAAASLATILPIVKNSPNASMIIKGDQIVVNSPDAAALQQLVSDIQAAAPGMTVVAEGPLDLQNEIDNSLTASGAAMDGLGENPDPRDVARALSLQVINFEVDKALIPDVNKPLLDRAAEIMKAVPDMQLMIMGHTDSQASDAYNMELSRDRAEAVKEYLVSKGVDASKLQTKGMGETDPIADNSTEQGRFRNRRIEFTVYDESMAADNNGIAVTAGNDGDVGMGTTAQAGAASAAATVGNAATKAGNAVKNAGNAALNADPDLNPLDSNNDDLLPDSDDPTQGTALDPKAKTQ; this is encoded by the coding sequence ATGGATATTATCAATCATCTTGCCCGCACTGTAACGCCCGCTGTTTTAGGCGATAACCGTACCCCACAAAACGAGAGCTTATTAGAGCAGTTCTACGCTATTTTTGCTGGTCGTCTAGCAGATAACGACACTTATGGCCGTTTTTCTGGTCAAGAAGTCGCTCGCGATGACCTAGGCTTTTATGACCGTGTTTGGACGGATCAAACGCATCGTACTAGCATTTCACGCGAATTGGCTAAAGCTCATAATGTCGATGAGTCATCAGTACAAGGCTTAGTCGCTGCTGCTGCTCCTCTGGCTTATCATGAGATTAGTAGCCTAGCTGGTACTACTCCTGTACCACAGTTCCTACGTGATAACCTGTCTACTTACCGTGACCACATCCCAGTCTGGGCAACGACTTTAGTACCGGCTGGTCTTTTAGCTGCCCAACCTGCGCCTGCTGCTGGTCATCGTATCTCTGATACTGTTAGCACAGCACCGCTACAGCGTGAAGAAGAGAAGGGCGGTAGCTTTATGAAAGCGCTATTGCCAATCATTGGTCTAATTATTTTAGGTGCGCTAGCTTGGGCCTTATTAAAAGGCTGCCAAGAGAATCCAGAGCCAGTAGCTACTCCTGTCGTTACTGAGCAAGTGGCTGAAGGCGATAACGCTACTGCCGTTGCTGCTGATATCGAGCCCGCCTCATTGCGTCTAGCCACTGGTGAAGACAACACCCTTTATGCTTGCCGTATCAATGCTGGTGACGAAGCGCTTAAAGACCAAATTATGGATGCTGTCCGTAGTGTGTTTGGTGACGAAGCCGATAAATGTCGTGCAGACATCGATGATGGTTTTGCTACCGATATGCCAGCCGCTGCTAGCTTAGCGACTATTTTACCTATCGTGAAAAACTCACCTAACGCTAGCATGATTATCAAAGGTGATCAGATTGTAGTGAACTCGCCAGATGCTGCTGCTTTACAGCAATTGGTTTCTGATATCCAAGCCGCCGCTCCTGGTATGACGGTAGTGGCTGAAGGTCCATTAGACCTACAAAACGAAATTGATAACAGCTTAACCGCTTCTGGTGCAGCAATGGATGGTCTTGGTGAAAACCCAGATCCACGCGATGTAGCTCGTGCTTTAAGCCTACAGGTTATCAACTTTGAAGTGGATAAAGCGCTTATTCCTGACGTGAACAAGCCTTTGTTAGACCGTGCTGCAGAAATCATGAAAGCTGTGCCTGATATGCAGCTTATGATTATGGGTCACACTGATAGCCAAGCGTCTGATGCTTATAACATGGAGCTATCACGTGACCGTGCTGAAGCGGTTAAAGAGTACTTAGTATCGAAAGGTGTGGATGCTAGCAAATTACAGACTAAAGGCATGGGTGAAACCGATCCAATCGCTGATAACTCAACTGAGCAAGGTCGCTTCCGCAACCGTCGTATCGAATTCACAGTCTATGATGAAAGCATGGCTGCTGATAACAACGGTATCGCTGTAACTGCGGGTAACGATGGTGATGTAGGTATGGGCACTACGGCACAAGCAGGCGCTGCCTCAGCTGCTGCAACCGTCGGTAATGCGGCGACTAAGGCTGGTAACGCTGTGAAAAACGCAGGTAACGCTGCTTTGAATGCTGACCCAGATTTAAACCCATTGGACAGCAACAATGATGACTTGCTACCAGATAGCGATGATCCAACTCAAGGTACTGCTTTAGACCCTAAAGCCAAGACTCAGTAA
- a CDS encoding rhomboid family intramembrane serine protease, translated as MLNLDHTTLIIIVTVIVSLLAWQSKLLLNRLIFYPPAIAKGEWYRLVTHGFIHADSTHLLFNMFTLYFFGRAIEQFYDQYFNGFGFILFYVVAIVVAIIPSYLQHKGDATYLSLGASGGVSAVLFAFILMAPWDMLYLFAIVPIPAIVFAIAYIGYSIYANNKGTSNVNHLAHLWGGAFGVVATILLNPNVLPHFFNALLHPNF; from the coding sequence TTGTTGAATTTAGATCATACTACGCTGATTATCATCGTTACGGTTATCGTCAGTTTGCTGGCTTGGCAAAGCAAGCTGTTACTGAATCGTCTCATCTTCTACCCGCCAGCGATCGCTAAAGGAGAATGGTATCGGTTAGTCACCCATGGCTTTATTCATGCCGATAGCACTCACTTACTTTTCAACATGTTTACCCTCTACTTTTTCGGCCGCGCTATTGAGCAGTTTTACGACCAGTATTTTAATGGCTTTGGCTTTATCCTATTTTATGTCGTCGCCATTGTCGTAGCGATTATTCCCAGTTATTTACAGCACAAGGGGGATGCGACTTATCTTAGTTTAGGAGCCTCCGGTGGCGTGTCTGCCGTACTGTTCGCTTTTATCTTAATGGCGCCTTGGGACATGCTGTACCTATTTGCCATCGTTCCCATTCCGGCGATTGTGTTTGCGATTGCCTATATTGGTTATAGTATTTATGCCAATAACAAAGGCACCTCCAACGTCAATCATCTAGCGCATTTGTGGGGCGGCGCTTTTGGGGTAGTGGCTACTATTTTATTAAACCCTAATGTCTTACCGCATTTCTTTAATGCCTTACTGCATCCTAATTTTTAA
- the bfr gene encoding bacterioferritin, whose amino-acid sequence MKGDKEVIRALNKVLGQSLIAINQYFLHARIAKNWGVEELNDNFYKQSIQEMKWSDAIIERILLLEGLPNLQDYGKLYIGEDVEEMIDCDVRLEDQKFAIITDTITLCEQKQDYVSRKLLLGIKDGNEEYIDWLDTQKDLIRDIGMQNYIQAKIDDYD is encoded by the coding sequence ATGAAAGGGGATAAAGAAGTCATTCGCGCATTGAATAAGGTGTTGGGGCAGTCGTTGATTGCTATTAACCAGTACTTTTTGCATGCCCGTATTGCTAAAAACTGGGGTGTGGAAGAGCTGAACGATAATTTCTATAAGCAATCGATTCAGGAAATGAAATGGTCAGATGCGATTATCGAGCGTATTTTACTGTTAGAAGGTCTGCCAAATCTACAGGATTATGGCAAGCTGTATATCGGTGAAGACGTTGAAGAAATGATTGATTGCGACGTGCGTTTGGAAGATCAGAAATTTGCCATCATTACCGATACCATTACTTTATGTGAGCAAAAGCAGGATTATGTCTCGCGTAAGCTCTTGCTAGGGATTAAAGATGGCAACGAAGAATATATCGATTGGCTAGATACGCAAAAAGATTTGATCCGTGATATCGGGATGCAAAACTATATCCAAGCGAAAATTGATGACTATGACTAA
- the bfr gene encoding bacterioferritin, protein MKGSPQVIDYLNFLLGGELAARDQYFIHSEMYAEWHYGKLYERIHHEMEDETLHAQAIIRRIMMLGGKPNMKVDEINVGTTVPEMLQLDLNLEYQVQQHLKTGIALCETEHDYVTRDMLVAQLEDTEEDHAHWLEQQLRLIDMIGLPNYLQSQMGEVEPELK, encoded by the coding sequence ATGAAAGGCAGCCCACAAGTTATCGATTATTTAAACTTTTTGCTTGGCGGTGAGTTGGCCGCGCGCGATCAGTATTTTATTCACTCTGAAATGTATGCAGAATGGCATTATGGCAAGCTTTATGAGCGTATCCATCATGAGATGGAAGACGAGACTTTGCATGCCCAAGCCATTATCCGTCGTATCATGATGTTGGGCGGCAAGCCGAATATGAAGGTCGATGAGATCAATGTGGGTACGACTGTACCAGAAATGCTGCAATTGGATTTAAATCTTGAGTATCAAGTACAGCAGCATCTGAAAACCGGCATTGCGCTGTGCGAAACTGAGCACGACTATGTCACGCGCGATATGTTAGTGGCGCAACTAGAAGATACGGAAGAGGACCATGCGCATTGGCTCGAGCAGCAACTGCGCCTTATCGATATGATTGGTCTACCCAACTACCTCCAAAGTCAAATGGGTGAGGTCGAGCCCGAGCTGAAATAA
- a CDS encoding (2Fe-2S)-binding protein, with protein MYVCICNDVKEKQIKAAIASGIDTLAGLQETLDVATCCGCCEPMVNDYLDEHHEMMAVSQLAYAV; from the coding sequence ATGTACGTCTGTATCTGTAATGATGTGAAAGAAAAGCAAATCAAAGCAGCAATTGCTTCAGGTATCGATACTTTAGCCGGTCTGCAAGAGACCTTAGACGTGGCCACTTGCTGTGGTTGTTGTGAGCCTATGGTCAATGATTACCTGGATGAGCATCATGAGATGATGGCGGTCAGCCAATTGGCGTATGCGGTATAA
- a CDS encoding DUF1328 domain-containing protein has product MFRWAIIFAIIALLASFLGFGGVAGLSSNFAYIFLVIAVILFIVGFISRKV; this is encoded by the coding sequence ATGTTTAGATGGGCTATTATTTTCGCAATTATCGCTTTACTGGCCAGCTTCCTTGGTTTCGGTGGTGTCGCAGGTTTAAGTTCAAACTTCGCGTACATTTTCTTAGTAATCGCGGTTATCTTGTTCATCGTTGGTTTCATTTCACGTAAAGTCTAG